In Halococcus agarilyticus, one genomic interval encodes:
- a CDS encoding IclR family transcriptional regulator, with product MAALVVPEFGHAVYAVTASSGRELPIRLGSRVPLHATAPGKAVLAAAPSTVIEEYIETHGLAALTRRTTTSAADLRDELGVISDRGLAFDRDEAFEGVRSVAAPIRCQDEVVGALAVAGPGERFSGKRLEEDLPGLVLTHANDIELSLSQ from the coding sequence ATGGCAGCTTTGGTCGTTCCGGAGTTCGGCCACGCCGTCTACGCCGTGACCGCCTCCAGCGGGAGGGAGCTGCCGATTCGCCTCGGGAGCCGCGTGCCGCTCCACGCCACCGCACCCGGCAAGGCCGTTCTCGCGGCCGCTCCCTCGACGGTCATCGAGGAGTACATCGAGACCCACGGGCTCGCGGCGCTCACGCGACGAACCACGACCAGCGCGGCCGACCTCCGCGACGAGCTGGGTGTCATCAGCGACCGAGGGCTCGCGTTCGATCGTGACGAGGCCTTCGAGGGGGTGCGCTCGGTCGCCGCGCCGATCCGATGTCAGGACGAGGTCGTCGGCGCACTCGCGGTCGCCGGCCCCGGCGAACGCTTCTCCGGCAAGCGACTGGAGGAAGACCTCCCCGGCCTCGTGCTCACTCACGCGAACGACATCGAGCTCTCACTCTCACAGTAA
- a CDS encoding O-antigen ligase family protein, with translation MSGITTWRFDTPEGAVLAGDSDAVTYAWTAALLTGLLAVVVPAVGLASDLPTPALVVAAGVLYVATVLAAGVAFEGFAASVFVLGLFDIAVVLVDGPGIATLDLVAVDVVAIPLFFVLVYDWLADRGPLRPTARVIAVVAFAGFVGWTFLAALFGSGPSGLAAGLYAIEQLRYFVVFAVAALVVRRTNAWCAIYPFVIATAGHLVISLAQITNSGRLGFPFLGEPPDRFFQPTFTLGATEIATGFYAGGFVGHGRELAMVLFLFIPLVLAIALRHSWGHVGLASVGIAASMLSIRVANTDAGWATLLLLSAVFGTYLLGVGLVRAKRKYSTLALVPASTAVVAFALVLLQGFRALVRSDSVNGGTLVVGRGAIGVRIEQYVVAVRIALANPLFGLGGKNLYLVSRSYGLGPDIGVHNTYLSNLAATGFVGFGLYLLAALAVLWIAVRLAFDTSGDERALWVAVICAMFAYHAYSSWMMSYHWTVGNTAFWLLAGVAVGGAAARWRDTVTSISGRIV, from the coding sequence GTGAGTGGGATCACCACCTGGCGTTTCGACACGCCCGAGGGGGCCGTCCTCGCCGGCGACAGCGACGCGGTGACGTACGCGTGGACCGCCGCGCTGCTGACCGGCCTCCTCGCCGTCGTGGTCCCGGCGGTCGGCCTCGCGAGCGACCTCCCGACGCCCGCGCTCGTCGTGGCCGCCGGCGTGCTCTACGTCGCGACCGTTCTCGCGGCCGGCGTGGCCTTCGAGGGGTTCGCGGCGTCGGTGTTCGTCCTCGGGCTGTTCGACATCGCGGTGGTGCTGGTCGATGGCCCGGGGATCGCGACCCTCGATCTCGTGGCGGTCGACGTGGTCGCGATCCCGCTCTTTTTCGTGCTCGTCTACGACTGGCTCGCCGACCGAGGGCCGCTCCGGCCGACCGCCCGCGTGATCGCGGTGGTCGCGTTCGCCGGCTTCGTCGGCTGGACGTTTCTCGCCGCGCTCTTCGGCAGCGGTCCTTCGGGGCTGGCCGCCGGACTGTACGCGATCGAACAGCTCCGGTACTTCGTGGTGTTCGCGGTGGCGGCCCTCGTGGTGCGCCGGACGAACGCGTGGTGTGCGATCTACCCGTTCGTGATCGCCACTGCCGGACACCTCGTGATCTCGCTCGCCCAGATCACGAACAGTGGTCGGCTCGGCTTCCCGTTTCTCGGCGAGCCGCCCGATCGATTCTTCCAGCCGACGTTCACGCTCGGCGCGACCGAGATCGCCACCGGCTTCTACGCCGGTGGGTTCGTCGGCCACGGCCGGGAGCTGGCGATGGTCCTGTTCCTGTTCATCCCCCTCGTGCTCGCGATCGCGTTGCGTCACTCGTGGGGACACGTCGGGCTCGCCAGCGTCGGGATCGCCGCCTCGATGCTCTCGATCCGAGTTGCCAACACCGATGCCGGCTGGGCGACGCTGCTGCTGCTCAGTGCGGTGTTCGGCACATACTTACTGGGTGTAGGGCTCGTTCGGGCGAAACGAAAGTACTCGACGCTCGCGCTGGTGCCGGCGTCCACCGCCGTCGTCGCGTTCGCGCTCGTTCTCCTCCAGGGGTTCCGGGCCCTGGTCCGGTCCGACAGCGTCAACGGCGGCACACTGGTCGTGGGGCGGGGCGCGATCGGGGTACGGATCGAACAGTACGTGGTGGCAGTGCGGATCGCGCTCGCAAACCCGCTCTTCGGTCTCGGGGGGAAGAACCTGTATCTCGTCTCGCGAAGCTACGGCTTAGGCCCTGATATCGGCGTTCACAACACCTACCTCTCGAACCTCGCCGCGACCGGGTTCGTCGGGTTCGGGCTGTACCTCCTCGCCGCCCTGGCGGTGCTCTGGATCGCGGTCCGGCTCGCGTTCGACACGAGCGGCGACGAACGCGCCCTCTGGGTGGCGGTGATCTGTGCAATGTTCGCCTACCACGCTTACTCGTCGTGGATGATGTCATATCACTGGACCGTCGGCAACACCGCGTTCTGGCTGCTCGCGGGTGTCGCAGTCGGCGGCGCGGCGGCGCGCTGGCGCGATACGGTGACGTCGATCAGCGGTCGCATCGTTTAG
- the dgoD gene encoding galactonate dehydratase: MRIVDYELYSVPPRWLFLRLETSDGLVGWGEPVVEGRSRTVRTAVQELLDGYLLGEDPLRIEDHWQTMYRGGFYRGGPVLMSAIAGIDQALWDIKGKHFGAPVYELLGGRARDRVRVYQWIGGDRPEGVAQAATKKVEEGFSALKMNATSELQHVDSPAAVAAAVERIARVREAVGPEVDIGVDFHGRASKSMAKRLVSALEPHEPMFVEEPVLPEHNDALAQVASRTSVPIATGERLFSRWDFKELFEQGVVDIVQPDLSHAGGITEVKKIAAMAAAYDVSMAPHCPLGPIALASCLQVDACSPNALIQEQSLDIHYNETRDVLHYLENRSEFAFDDGYVELPTEPGLGIDIDEERVRDNAGEVDWHNPVWRHEDGSVAEW; the protein is encoded by the coding sequence ATGCGCATCGTCGATTACGAACTGTACTCGGTACCGCCGCGATGGCTGTTCCTCCGGCTGGAGACCAGCGACGGGCTCGTCGGTTGGGGCGAACCCGTCGTCGAGGGGCGGTCGCGGACCGTCCGGACGGCCGTTCAGGAACTGCTCGACGGCTACCTCCTCGGGGAGGACCCGCTGCGCATCGAGGACCACTGGCAGACGATGTACCGTGGCGGGTTCTACCGCGGCGGTCCGGTCCTGATGTCCGCCATCGCCGGAATCGATCAGGCGCTCTGGGACATCAAGGGCAAACACTTCGGCGCGCCCGTCTACGAGCTGCTCGGCGGACGGGCCCGCGATCGAGTCCGCGTCTATCAGTGGATCGGCGGCGACCGACCCGAAGGCGTCGCCCAGGCCGCCACCAAGAAGGTCGAGGAGGGGTTCTCCGCGCTGAAGATGAACGCCACCTCGGAGCTCCAGCACGTCGACTCCCCCGCCGCGGTCGCGGCCGCCGTCGAACGGATCGCCCGCGTCCGCGAGGCCGTCGGGCCGGAGGTCGATATCGGCGTCGACTTCCACGGGCGCGCATCGAAGTCGATGGCCAAGCGCCTCGTGAGCGCGCTGGAGCCACACGAACCGATGTTCGTCGAGGAGCCGGTGCTGCCCGAGCACAACGACGCGCTGGCGCAGGTCGCGTCGCGGACGAGCGTGCCGATCGCGACCGGCGAGCGGCTGTTCTCGCGGTGGGACTTCAAGGAGCTGTTCGAGCAGGGCGTCGTGGACATCGTCCAGCCCGACCTCTCACACGCCGGCGGGATCACCGAGGTGAAGAAGATCGCGGCGATGGCGGCAGCCTACGACGTCTCGATGGCTCCGCACTGTCCGCTGGGGCCGATCGCACTCGCGTCGTGCCTCCAGGTCGACGCCTGTTCGCCGAACGCCCTCATCCAAGAACAGAGCCTCGACATCCACTACAACGAGACGAGGGACGTTCTCCACTACCTCGAGAACCGCTCGGAGTTCGCGTTCGACGACGGCTACGTCGAGCTGCCGACGGAGCCGGGGCTGGGGATCGACATCGACGAGGAGCGCGTTCGCGACAACGCCGGTGAGGTCGACTGGCACAACCCGGTCTGGCGTCACGAGGACGGCAGCGTCGCGGAGTGGTGA